gtttctttttttggagGTGCCTTGAGGATAATTTGGCTAAATATGAGCACACAATAATAACCCATGTACCTGGAGTAGACTCTGTTTTTTATATGCATTCATTCTGGGAAGGACTGTATTCAACAGTTAATGGAAACAATATTATGTCTGTAATTATTACATGTAGTAAAAGCAGCACTAAGTGGGCAGTCCTGCCATTAAATACTGTTGGTTTTCTGTAAATCCTACCAGTAGTTTAATTCAGACACTCCAACAATGACTGTAGTCTTTAaccagtttttattgaaacagGTCTTATGAACAGAAATAATTGGCTCAATGGAGTGACTGTCAATCTCTTACAATGGTTGATGTGCCTGCTCTGGGGAGCCCAATTCACAGGCGTCTTTTTTCATTCTAATCAACATCTAGATATCAACACAGCAGAATACccacaaacagcagaaagcCTGTTTCAAGGGGAAACTTTCAACTATTGGGTGCCAACACATTTCACTATTTGGGCAGCCATTGTTCTCAGAATGGGCTGTCAAAGTGACAATGCGCACCAGGCAAATCCAGAAGTTTGCACTTTTCAGAAAACAGCGGGTCCTAATCATTTTGTGGAGGACACTTGACAACAAATTTGCcattaaaatgaatctgaataGGAGGGAGCGGGCTGTTTTGAAGCATTTCTGCCTCTCTTACTGTTGCTCGTCTTGTCCCACAGAGCTCCAGGTTTGGCGGGCTTGCTTCGCTCCCTTTATGCTTGCCATGAAGCAGCCTTTGGTCCCGCTAGAAACTGACAGTACCACGCTTCAGCTGCAAATTCACTCTGTAGCCTCATTGTATTTAATGAAGGGAAAAAGTGGCAATCTACTATTAATGAACTtggaatgtaaaaaaaaatgcctccCTTTGCTGAAAACTGCATAAAACTGCTTGTACAAGGAAAGCTTTGGCTGGAACCCATCCAGAATCTAATGAAAGATCCATACAGGGACAGAGCGAGCGGGAAGAGTTAGTGAAATGCAGATTGTTTTAATAGAATACACACAGTCTCTTCCAGCTGCACTATCAGATTCATCAAGGCCTGACCTTGATGGAGGGCTGCTGTTGTTTGGGAGGGCCAGTGTTTAGGGTTCATGCAAAGTTTATGATGCAGGGACTGTATGTACCATATACACAACTACTGATCTCAGGGGAACACTGAATGTAATACAGTCCATGGAGGAAAGAGTGAACTGgatgcttgtttttctttctatactataatattatatcATGAAATCACACATGAGATcacaaggaaataaaagaacaatttaATATTAAAGACAATTAAATCCTGGATATTGCCCCTCGgatgcaaaataaaacagaatcataTGATGATTACAAAACATCAGACAATGACTGAATGGGAATTGAAAAGCTCTTTATTTAGTCAGGCTAGTgggcatgaaaaacaaacagcgcGTTAGGTACGTCGGAGTGTAGGCCATCATACCTTTCACTCAGTATCTCATAAAACTAGAACAAAGGCCTTATGTGTGTAAGGCAGTGGTCCTTTAAACGATGGCCCACTTTCCTCCCTGCTGCCACGCAAACATTCCTGACTGACATTCAATCAGGGAAATTTGAACCGAAGCAAGATGGTCTTTTATTAGTACCGCCCTGTTTGCTCGACTGGTCAGCTCCAATATGCGAAGCAGTTTGAGTGGCGTACTGTAAGATGATGGGTTCTCTCTCTGATAAGGGTGAATGAGGGGTAAACTGCTATTCTGCAGAAAGGAACCATCAGACCTCATCATGTCGCTCCTGGAGAGCCGTGTCACGGGCTCTTCAGAAACCAAGTGACAGAGCGGCACGAGgctgcccccccaccaccctccTGCAAGTGGAAAATACACTGGAGCTGAAGCCGCCCCGCTTCTGCTCCGCCAACTGGAACTTTGTATCAGTCAGGGCAGAAAAGATCATCTATAATCTGACAAATATACACTGAGGCTTTTAAGCCTCTTCAGTTGTAACGTTATCCTACACGCTCGCCAAATTGTTTATATTTACCTTTGCTTGTTAGCAGAAGAGGGCGAATAGAAGGCAGCCGTGCCGTgtgcagtattttattttttttccactgtttatACAAAACAGCGTATTACAGCTTATTCAGCAGCCAGTAATTTAAAGAGTTGGTTCACCtaaattacaaaacaacatattttctcacttacctctGGTGGCATCTAGCCAGACAGAGGTTTGCAGATATCTCTCTCTGAGATTTCAGATTCTTTATTTAAGTACAAGTAGCAATGTGACATTAAGAAAATACACCATTACAAGTAACATTCCTATATTAAAATTTTCATGTACTTAAAGTCTCAAAAGTTAGTTCTGGCTGCTGTCAGTATACTAATATTAGATCATTATTAATGATGCATGATGCAAGTAAATTTTAACCTTGTAGTTGATTtaggtggagctaattttaactgGTTCGTATACAATACTACTgattaatttacaaaaatgcatcatattttacaaactgatcatatgttttattgtgaaaagcaactgataaatattgtaaaaaggACAATATTTCCCTCTAGAGTCTTGGAGTTGAAGTGTTAATTAACATAATATGGatatactcaagtaaagtaaaagtaccagaGAATTGTACTAtagtatttgagtaaatgtacgtAGTTTCTTTCCACTGAGGCAGTTTTGAAAAATCTCAGAGACTCAAAccctggacaaataaaacctctagtatctgcatttttttttaatttggatgAACCCTGAGTCTCtctatttatattattacatattatatacGAATAGCAAACATCCACATGGCTCTGTGATGTTGGTTTGGTAAAGACCTATGAGACGGGGTGGGAGTGTTGTGTGTATAATTGTCTCTGCTGGTGCTGATAGGAAACCCTTTGGTGAGATACAACACCAGGCAACTGCATGTGATGCGGCGGCTGTGGCACGTTTTAAAGTGATGACTTAGGTGCTGGAGTGCAGATTGCAATGCTCTCCCACCGCTCACTTCCAATTAGGCAGCGGGCCGACTCTTGCGTCTCGGAGCAGAAGCTTCTAGTAGGCATCAAAAGGAGCAGCTTTGCTCTGTGACATCATGGAGGGAAGGGAGCTCCTGGAGCTAATCAGGGCAATCTGATGTGGCTCAGTAAATATCATGATTAGCCTCCATGCAACATGCAAGGACAGACTTTTAGAAATTCCCACGTTTgtatcattaaataaaaaaacaccctTATAACCCAAACTAAACATGCTCCAAAgctgagcagctcagagcttcagatatttctttgtgtttgtccgTGTGTTGATTGTGCATTGCAGAACTCTCTGTATTTTTAGTTAACAGAATGTTGgttgtgaaaacatttttgattaattgccATAATTATTGTGATCATTTTTGCCCAAATGAACAGCCAGATGGCAGGATATGGTGTCATATTTGCGATCCTATCATATTAATCTGGCTCTGGGTCCATCTGAGCACATTGTGCCATTTGCTGTGTTCACAATCTGTCCTCAAGTCgtccatgtcttcttttttctttttttttctttttttttcgctgtgagtttttatttgattatattagactattaaatattaaagttgAGTGTGTATTAAAGCAAGGCATTTATCTGCATGAATAGCTTGTGTTTAGTGAAGTAAGTAATGCGCTTTAAGTAACATCTCCATCATGCATACAAAAATTAACATGAGTGTTTCCGTCTCATGGTTTTGTCATCGCAGCCTCAGAAAGATCCAACAAAACCACTTTGTGGGGGGTTCACGGCTGCTTTTAACCCACTTTTCATCATCTAATCTACGTTTTGTCCTCTTTATCTTGACCATAATGTGCACCACAATACAGTTGATAACCATTTCCTTCTAAACACAACACGATATAGACTCAGTTGCAGCGTGTCTGCATAGTTTTGAAGTCTTTTCAGGACATCATTGGAGTAATTTAACACCaaattgttgaaatgaaataatgggTCAGATGGGAACTAATGACACGTTCCTATTTAAAAAGCAAGTCAAAAACTATTTCATTGTGTGATATCAATTAACCTCCAGACAAAATTTTAGTCAAAGAGAGCAGACTGAGTGTGATTGTTCTCTCTTTACTCTGCAGTGTCCTTGGGCTCGGGGAGACTGTTTCCTGACAGGGAACAATGAAGAGAGAGGTGTTTACAGATCTTTTACAGATGGCTCCGGGGCTCAGAATTAGCTCTTCACCATTTCTCATGTGATTCGGTTCAGAATTAACTTCAGATGTGTCATCAAGACTATCATCAGGATGTCTGACAATGTGTCTGTTTGATCTTGACGTGCGCTGCTCACTGAGTTAGTCAGATATCACTGTCAAATATTAAACCTTGTGGCATGTGTGTCTCATTCTAATGATAGCTCACTGAAAGAAATCACATCATGGTGACTTTTATAAAAATGCACCATCCTGTTTCCGACATTACAGTCACAAAAGAGCTTCATAACTTTGGAATTGTGTTTTGTACGCCGAGTACTTTTTGACTGACATTTCACACCTATTTATAACAACAGATGACTGCAGTCACTTAAGTGTTGGTAAATGTACAGACACAATTAACTGGGCGCATTGCTTACATGTGAAAGGAGAAGCAGATGATAGTTACCGAGCCAGCCTGGGGATTTTATCAGTGATCCTGACCTGCGTTGTTAGCGTATGCTCTGCCTATCCAGCAGCAGgcccccttttctttttcttttttttttcctccttttttttttctttacatggCATAAATCCGggagatgaaaatgtcatggaGCAGGTTCATTTTGCAAAGAGGTTTTGATTGCCATGCGCGTGTAATTGATTGTTCCAAGGACAGGGGGAAATCTAGAAATGTCATAACAGTCCTGCTTAGGTTGGTCCCACCGCTAGGCAATCAATGAGAAGTAAAAAGAGATATTGATTTGCGAGCAGCAAAAACTGTAGCTTGAGACAACCAGAGAGCACTGGGGAAAGTGGCACAGACATGCAGACCTGTCACTGCCACCTATGAATTACCCAATCTTCTCTGAAGATAGTGTTACCTCGGATACTCACAAAGTCCTGCGCTGGGTATTGCAGCTGTCCATTAGCTAAGCTCCTCAGGCTGCTAACTCTCTGTGGCTTGTCAGATTAATGAAGGAAATGTTGACCTTCCAAGGGATAAATGTTGATGTTCTCACCATTACAAAAGTTTCAACTGGCGTGTTGATATTGGAAACAGAACGCCCTTTTACAGCTGGCACACACGTTTCTGAAATGATTGACACATTTTGAATAGACTCACTTACACACAGGAGGAGGGATTGTGTTCTATGAAGATATTGCTTAAAGTTGAGCTATAAATATGTTCCCGTGTAAGGCGTTAGCACCCAACCAGTTGGGCAGCATGCTGCAAAAGAATATAGCAGTTAATGTAATGTACCATTTCCTATGCAGTTAGCTGGTTTCTTCTAGTGAAAAAAGGCTTTTGGCTCAGAAACAGGCTGCTGCTTCTGTAAATCCAGGTCTTGCTATGCCAAGAGTCTGTTCTAACGGATAAAGGTTATAAACACTTCAACTGCCTGATTTATGATGGACACCTCAGGTTTTTTGACCTTTGCATATCTCTGTCTGAAGATATAAATTTGTAGTGACACAGATTGGAAGCTTTACAGCAGTTTATGACATGCTAAATCTCAGGCAAGGCATGCCAGCCTCTTGTTTTGTACGGCTAGTTAGGCTGGGAGTTGCCTTGTGTGGACTCTGACACAACATTTTCAAAGCAggcatttccttttttttttttttttttttttttttttaagatctgAAAAGAATGTGCATGCAATTGCTGCTCTTCACTTGTGTTTTACACTGTGACACACAAGTTCTTATACTTTACACATTGCTGTTTTATTCTTGATCAATTTGTTAGTTATTTATATAATGATCTGCTGTAGGTGTTGTATGTTGGCCTAGTCCTTGAATCTGATCTTGTATTAAAAAAGGAATGCAGCTTGGCATGGCAGCATTACGGTGGTAGACCAAGCCCTGGCAGAGCGCAGTCACAAATGGTGTGAGATGCAGAGTTAGACATGCGGGTATCTTGGAGTGATTCCTGCCAGAAGGTTAATTGGTGCCTCTGGATGTCTGCTACTTAGGGCATCTGATAGAAAGCCATAGAACAGCAGGAAGGGCAGCTGTTAATCTCTGTCAATTCCATCCTCAAATACCAAGATAAGGCACAGCCATTCACATTCAAACTGATATAACTACATGTAAGTGGTTATTTCCAGGAAAACTGTGCTTTGTGAAATGCACATTTGTTTCACTAATAGGGGCAGGTCGTAGTGAATGGCATGTATTGGTGAATTTTAAGCTACATAAAATAtgcaggaaatagccattacatGATGGTATGTACAAAGAATGAGCCATTTCTATTTAACCACCACTGAAGTGGAAAAATGCTCATCTCCCCACTTTGGTGCGCGTTCTTACCACTCCTTCAGTTTTAGTGATGACTTTGAAGAGAGAGGACATCAACTGGGAGCTTGTCATAGCCACTGGtgttctccttcactgtgaatACTATATATAagactataaataaaacataccTCTGTGCTCTTGACAACTCTCTCCCTTAGCATCAAGGGTGTTTTGGAGGCCATCACTGATCTCACTTGGCCAATCAAAACATCTCTCTTGCGGTGGATCAAGGTCACAGCACACTGGGGCtcttgggtgtgtttgtgtgtgtgtgtgtgtgtgtgtgtgtgtgtgtgtgtttgtgtgtgtgtgcaggctctTGTTCACGAGGCCCCCAttctccatgtttgttttgaaagtcCGAAtcccatctccatctccatccatTAGCTGGCAAGCAGTTCACCTCCAGGGTTTCTCTTGAGGCACTTttgaaatattgataaaaaaaaaaaaaagtcttattttcAGAAGGCAAAGAAGAGAAGACATTCTATGGGCCGCCCAGTGTGGGACTCCTGAGTGCTCAGCTTCAGCCATCCCCTCATGGAGTGCCCTCTATTCAGAAAAGAAATATTAACCACATGAAATGCATAAGTGCCTGGACAGGGCTGTTATGTCCTATTCATATTTAACTCAGAGCACATCTGCCACATCTCTCCCAAAATGCACATTTTCCCGCATGACTATGAGGCGGAAAATATCTCAGATAtgtgacaacactgacaaactgcATTTATTGCCGGATGTCTTGAAAAGATATGCAAACATTGGTTGTGATAGCGTTGACGTGGGTTTCCGGGTggttagatttagatttaaaataatctgaaatAGTTATTGTCAGAAAGGACATTTTAATCTTCTGTAGCTGCGTATGATGTCGAGCAGGCCCTGCAGCCACACGAACAGCCCTCTGTGCTGAGTCAGAGTTTCCGCTAATTGGATGATGGGAAATGTGTCAATTAGAAAAACTGTTGTTTAATTATCTGTTAATTGAAGCAATAATGTTTGTGCTCTATGAGTTGGGAGAATGAACAGGTGAATAATGAAAGAAGTAATTgctgtttatgagactgtcagagaaaatataatgACGTGACAGATTGCCAGTAATCTTTTGAAATTTTGTATAATTGTCTAGTTTTAACGCTGATAATTGAATCAGCTTTTCCACCAGCATGATCAGcatcttcatcagcatcagcattcGCATTtacaacatatttttattttgctgtcaaCTAAATCAGTACCCCGATGTTGAAGCACTGAATATTACAACCTTGTGATAGTGGCTAAATGTCCTCTGAAGTCGtgttttctcatcttttctcaGTCAAGCCTTTTAATTCATTGACAGAGCAATGCTAGACATTAGAATATCTGCAGTTTGTGTTAAGCCATTCCTCACATGTAGCTTCAGAAAGGCTGAGATGTTATCCAGAGCAGAAGGcttgcattttcatttcagttttgtgaCATCCATAATCACTATGGAATAGGTCATTTGCAATAACACTTAACAGGCCCTAGAAGAATCAATTTCATTTTGTCACTCAGTGGCCAGTGATTGTTGTAAACATCTCAACTTGAGGCCAGAAAAACCTTGGACGCAGCACTAAGTCAATGGCCTGTCGTGAATCACATGGTACTGTTGTACCAGCAGCGTTTCTGTTAGTGAACACATTATGTCCAGATATACTCTCCCACTTCTCAAGGCACAAAACAGCTGTTATTATGTTgtctttatatttcatgttgtatgtgggttttttataaatgttgtACCTTGCCAAATAAATTATAAAGCCATTAAACTGTTGTTATGaatcatgttttaatgtaattaatttctgtttcttctttttctagTGTACATGCCTGATGAAGATGCTGTTCTTCAGGATTCTGTTGctgaggaagatggagagaacgACACTCAGACTGAGGAGGAGTGCTCAGAGAAGACCAGCCCCAAAGTGTCTGAGGACAGAGAGCTTGACAACAAGAGCACGAACACATATAGCAACCAGAACTCTCCCATTAGTGTCCTTTCCAATCAAGAGGCAGAGTTGGAGTCGCGCCTTAGCGACAGCAGTGACAGACTCTCAGACTTCAAAACCTCCTCGCCACCTGAGAGCCAGAGGGATGACGAAAGTCGCAGCTCCAAACTCAAAGACGAGACGGGCAGCAGTTTGGAGAAAATGAGGGCAGCCTATGcaaactttctctctgattcCTACTGGACAGGGATAGGAATGGACTTGAAAATGGCCAAAAACACCAGCAAAGCCAACTGCGACAGCACCAACGGAAGCACCAAAAGTGAGTTTGACTGGCACCAGGATGCGCTGTCTAAGACCTTGCAGCAGACACTCTCCCCAAAGCCTGTGTCCAAACCCAACCTCTTTAGCTCCGTCCACCTATACAGACAAACCACCAAACCCTGTGGCTCGGTGTTCACAGGAGCCAGCCGGTTTCGCTGTAAGGATTGTAGTGCAGCTTACGACACACTTGTGGAGCTGACGGTCCACATGAATAAGAGTGGACACTACCAGGATAACAACCACAGCAAGCAGAGCAATTCCTCTGCCTCATCTTCTAAATCGAGGAAACGAAATTTGCAAGATATGGAAGGGAAGGAGGATGCACAGAAAGTTTTGAAGTGCATGTTCTGTGGCCATTCTTTTGACTCACTCCAGGATTTGAGCGTCCACATGATTAAAACTAAGCATTACCAAAAAGTGCCTTTAAAAGAGCCAATCCCAGTAATCACACCCAAATTGTTGCCACCAGCAAAGAAACGGGCCTTCGAAACAGTGAGACCTTGCTCCCCGGACTCTACGACTGGTATTTCTGGGTACACTGAGGCACAACGGGCTGCGACCATTTCAAATGCCAACAACAATCGCTATGGCTATCAAAACGGAGCGAGTTACACTTGGCAGTTTGAGACATGCAAGTCGCAGATTCTTAAATGCATGGAGTGCGGAAGCTCTCATGACACCCTTCAGCAGCTCACCACACACATGATGGTTACTGGACATTTCATCAAAGTCACAAATTCAGCCTCTAAAAAGGGCAAACAGTTAGCGCTTGACCCCCTGGCCGTAGAGAAGATCCAGGGTTTAGCCGAGCCTGCTGCCAGTGACACTGAGGGAGAAAAGGTGTCTCCAAAAAATGCCTCCCCTGGGAGGAGTGAGAAGGATAGCCAGGGGGAAGGTACATCAGACAAAATGGAAGACACTGAAGCTAAAGATGACAAGCAAGAGAGTGAGGATCAAAAGGCAGGCAATGGGGCTTTTAAGTACCCTTATCTCCGCGAGGAGGATCTTGAACAAGactcaggtggaggaggggaCATTCTTAAATCTTTAGCCAACACAGTGGCCTCTGCCATCAATAAAGCTCAAACAGGGACACCAAGCTGGAGTGCCTACCCGAGCATTCACGCCGCCTATCAGCTCTCTGGCATCATCAAAAGCGCCCCTCTCTCTGCGTCTCCCCCTACTCAGCTAAAGCAGACATTTAACCACAAGCTGAGACCGATTGCCCCAAAGGGGAAGTTATACCATGGTGCTGTGGGAGTTGAGGCTCCCCAGGGACAGCATCAAAATGTGgacatcaaaaaagaaaaggttggcATTAGCGATGGTAAAGAAAGCCAGAATATTAAGTTTGATCTGGTGGAGAATGATGACAGCGATTGTCAGGAtgattcctcttcctcttcaaaGCTTGATGCAGACTGTGTGAATGAAGGGAGTGAAGCGATCAAAGGGAAGTTGAGCCCAGATTTCTCTGACAGAGGCAAGACACCAAGCCCTTCTGTCAGCAATGGCCGCAGCACTACTTCAGAGCCTCTCAGTGACACTCCGGATATACTTGGCATAAACCCTCTTAGTGCACTGCAGTCAGTTCTGAACAATCATCTGGGCAAAGCAAATAAGCCCAATAACTCAAGAGTAGATAAACTATCTGCTCACGCCCAGTCCATTTTTGCTGACATTAATCGTAGCAGCGAGAAACCAGCTTTAATGCTTGGAAATCCTATAAGAAATAGGCCTGATAACACCTTCCTCTTTGTTAGTGATGACCAGCCAATAGACCTGACAAAATCTAAACACAGCAAGCCGAGTTCAGCGCTACTACAGCCCTCCACCCCAATGCCACAGAAATATGCTCTGTCTGACATAGCTGACATGGTTAAAGTTCTTCCGAAAGCCACAACGCCAAAACCCTCCATGCCACCACGGATCCCGACTATGAAACTGGAATCAGACGTCAGACGCTTTGAGGATGTGTCCGCCGAGATGTACTCTGTCCACAAGCGTAAAGGTAGACAGTCGAACTGGAATCCTCGCCATCTTCTCATCCTGCAAGCTCAGTTCGCCTCCAGCCTTTTCCAGACCTCTGAGGGGAAATACCTACTCTCTGACCTCGGCCCTCAGGAACGGATGCACATCTCCAAGTTCACTGGATTGTCCATGACCACCATAAGCCATTGGTTAGCAAATGTAAAATACCAACTGCGCAAAACCGGAGGGACCAAATTTCTGAAGAACATGGACACAGGCCACCCGGTCTTCTACTGCAATGACTGTGCTTCCCAGTTTAGGTCGCCGACCACGTTCATTTCCCATCTGGAATCCCATCTCGGGTTCCAAATCAAAGACATGTGTAAAATGCCGGTAGAGCACCAGACGAAGGTAGAGGAGCCAGAACTGTCGAAGGTCCTCAGTGTTAGAGCCACAGAGGCTCTAGTCACAGACGAGGACATTGACTCAAAGTTCAAATGTAAGCTCTGCTGTCGGACATTTGCGAGTAATCACGCAGTCAAACTCCATTTGAGTAAAACTCACAGCAAATCCCCTGACAACCATTCACAATATGTGGAAATGGACAAGGAGTAGTTTTCTTTCATAttattgtcactttttttcctttttcttcctttttttattttaatacacgGGTCAGATATTTCAAACCATTTTCCAATTAGCGTTGTGTAGTGTGCatcattattaaaacatttcatggAGTACGGCAAAGACACACTGGTTAGAAATTGTATAAGGAAACACTAAGAGATACTTTTTGCACCCTGCTCAAATGCATCACCAGTAATGAAATGTATTACTGCTTGAAGAAACATAATTGCTGATGTTTGCATGCAATAGCCCTGGCTATGACTACTATTTATTTGTATGATATGTCAAGTTTCAATTGtatttcaaagacaaaataatgaacTAATTGTACTTTACAACTTCTGTGATACAGTACACCTGTATAAACGTGCAGCTGTTAAAACAGGTAGCCCGACACATGataacacacatgcagaccTGTACAGTGTATTGCTATGTAAAGATTGTTTTGTGTTGCAATgatagaagagaaaaaaaagcactttaataaatgtttaatcacCAGTTTAGACTCGGATTCTGTACATGACTCAAAAATAATTAGACAGTTTGGAAACAAGGATATTtcacatgtaaatatattttagaagaaaaaaaaaaccagtgCGTTTCATGCAACAAGGATAACAACAAGACAGATGATACCTGTGATACCTGCACCTTTTTTTACTTATTCAAATAAAGAGTTAACATTTgataacagtttgttttcttatttttttaaaagttgtttcTTTAATCGTTTGTTTGTGAAGTTAGCCGCTTGAATATAGACATTAAGATTTTCACTGAGACAAGTGTTATATGCACTGACTGATGAAATAACGAAAGATACATCACAAATATGAAGTTGATCGTTTTGTAATAGTTTTCTTCAAAGTTTTCCAGAAAGAGTTGGTAAGATATTTGGTGCTAATTACAGGGAAAATAGATACTGTTCAAATGGTGCATTTccaattaaaaatattacaattaattCCCAGTGAATCCTCGAGGGTTTTTTTTAGTCAGCTGAACATGCAAAAACCTGACATTTTGCTGCAGGCAAGCAATTCCAGATACATGGAGAATAAAGTTTAAACTTTGAGCCTTTCTTTCAAGGAAATTCCTATTTTCCCTGTAATTAGAACCAAATTAGGTCTTTCTGGGAAGCATGAAGAAATCATCaggaaaatattcagaaatTACAGAGCCATAAAGTAAAGCATTAACCACTTATATTTAAATTCACAATATCTTTCTATTAGGAGTTTTTGAATCCGTGGAGAACCCCAATGAGACAAAAGGACAACATCCTCACTCTGTGCACTACACTGCATTGTCTTTCTCACCCTATGACTTTTAGATACACCTCAAAGATATATCTTCTTGTCAGACTTTATTGCTTTCCTGTGaacgctgctgctgttgctgcaagATGGTATCATAACAATTAAACATATTTCCTCCAGCTCTATTATTTCAAGGCTATTAAAAATAATTGCCTTCTAAATTCATAAACATTTTATGCAATTCATCTCTTTTCAAGCAATCAAGTCCTCAATTACCTCCACCCATCAAATCTCTATTTTATAACAGGCAACTGACATTTGATGGTAAATGGGAAAAAGCACATGGGCACTGTGGTGATTTGAATGCTGTGACACCAACTTGCCCCCTATTGTTGGAAATGAGCAGGCAATCACGTTGTTCATCAGATGACTCCTAATGCAGTTAAAGTATTCAGCTATAATTTCTCCCCGCATTTATAATTACTGTCAAAGACCACACACCTCAGTGAGCAGATTAAAGCTATAAATTATTTAGTGCCTTTCTTCGCCGATGGATCTCTGATTTGTCTGTAGGGCCATTATGTTTTAGAGGAGCAACTTATTCTAAATTGAAGCAAGCATTGTTCTtaagctgcagcaggaaaaagaaataaaaaaaaaagacgagaaATGCTACACGGATTGTATTTattgaacat
The genomic region above belongs to Seriola aureovittata isolate HTS-2021-v1 ecotype China chromosome 9, ASM2101889v1, whole genome shotgun sequence and contains:
- the LOC130174394 gene encoding teashirt homolog 2 isoform X1, yielding MPRRKQQAPKRAAVYMPDEDAVLQDSVAEEDGENDTQTEEECSEKTSPKVSEDRELDNKSTNTYSNQNSPISVLSNQEAELESRLSDSSDRLSDFKTSSPPESQRDDESRSSKLKDETGSSLEKMRAAYANFLSDSYWTGIGMDLKMAKNTSKANCDSTNGSTKSEFDWHQDALSKTLQQTLSPKPVSKPNLFSSVHLYRQTTKPCGSVFTGASRFRCKDCSAAYDTLVELTVHMNKSGHYQDNNHSKQSNSSASSSKSRKRNLQDMEGKEDAQKVLKCMFCGHSFDSLQDLSVHMIKTKHYQKVPLKEPIPVITPKLLPPAKKRAFETVRPCSPDSTTGISGYTEAQRAATISNANNNRYGYQNGASYTWQFETCKSQILKCMECGSSHDTLQQLTTHMMVTGHFIKVTNSASKKGKQLALDPLAVEKIQGLAEPAASDTEGEKVSPKNASPGRSEKDSQGEGTSDKMEDTEAKDDKQESEDQKAGNGAFKYPYLREEDLEQDSGGGGDILKSLANTVASAINKAQTGTPSWSAYPSIHAAYQLSGIIKSAPLSASPPTQLKQTFNHKLRPIAPKGKLYHGAVGVEAPQGQHQNVDIKKEKVGISDGKESQNIKFDLVENDDSDCQDDSSSSSKLDADCVNEGSEAIKGKLSPDFSDRGKTPSPSVSNGRSTTSEPLSDTPDILGINPLSALQSVLNNHLGKANKPNNSRVDKLSAHAQSIFADINRSSEKPALMLGNPIRNRPDNTFLFVSDDQPIDLTKSKHSKPSSALLQPSTPMPQKYALSDIADMVKVLPKATTPKPSMPPRIPTMKLESDVRRFEDVSAEMYSVHKRKGRQSNWNPRHLLILQAQFASSLFQTSEGKYLLSDLGPQERMHISKFTGLSMTTISHWLANVKYQLRKTGGTKFLKNMDTGHPVFYCNDCASQFRSPTTFISHLESHLGFQIKDMCKMPVEHQTKVEEPELSKVLSVRATEALVTDEDIDSKFKCKLCCRTFASNHAVKLHLSKTHSKSPDNHSQYVEMDKE
- the LOC130174394 gene encoding teashirt homolog 2 isoform X2; the protein is MPDEDAVLQDSVAEEDGENDTQTEEECSEKTSPKVSEDRELDNKSTNTYSNQNSPISVLSNQEAELESRLSDSSDRLSDFKTSSPPESQRDDESRSSKLKDETGSSLEKMRAAYANFLSDSYWTGIGMDLKMAKNTSKANCDSTNGSTKSEFDWHQDALSKTLQQTLSPKPVSKPNLFSSVHLYRQTTKPCGSVFTGASRFRCKDCSAAYDTLVELTVHMNKSGHYQDNNHSKQSNSSASSSKSRKRNLQDMEGKEDAQKVLKCMFCGHSFDSLQDLSVHMIKTKHYQKVPLKEPIPVITPKLLPPAKKRAFETVRPCSPDSTTGISGYTEAQRAATISNANNNRYGYQNGASYTWQFETCKSQILKCMECGSSHDTLQQLTTHMMVTGHFIKVTNSASKKGKQLALDPLAVEKIQGLAEPAASDTEGEKVSPKNASPGRSEKDSQGEGTSDKMEDTEAKDDKQESEDQKAGNGAFKYPYLREEDLEQDSGGGGDILKSLANTVASAINKAQTGTPSWSAYPSIHAAYQLSGIIKSAPLSASPPTQLKQTFNHKLRPIAPKGKLYHGAVGVEAPQGQHQNVDIKKEKVGISDGKESQNIKFDLVENDDSDCQDDSSSSSKLDADCVNEGSEAIKGKLSPDFSDRGKTPSPSVSNGRSTTSEPLSDTPDILGINPLSALQSVLNNHLGKANKPNNSRVDKLSAHAQSIFADINRSSEKPALMLGNPIRNRPDNTFLFVSDDQPIDLTKSKHSKPSSALLQPSTPMPQKYALSDIADMVKVLPKATTPKPSMPPRIPTMKLESDVRRFEDVSAEMYSVHKRKGRQSNWNPRHLLILQAQFASSLFQTSEGKYLLSDLGPQERMHISKFTGLSMTTISHWLANVKYQLRKTGGTKFLKNMDTGHPVFYCNDCASQFRSPTTFISHLESHLGFQIKDMCKMPVEHQTKVEEPELSKVLSVRATEALVTDEDIDSKFKCKLCCRTFASNHAVKLHLSKTHSKSPDNHSQYVEMDKE